One segment of Micromonospora parathelypteridis DNA contains the following:
- a CDS encoding VOC family protein, which yields MLAYMGSNVVHLSAQTPAPERGDGPMKVVPDGYHTVTPWIISPRNTAALIDFIVGVFDATELARMEVDGVIGHAEVRIGDSVVMMFDKPQWPATPAFLRLYVADDAEVLHRAVERGASVVTEPTELFWGDRVSRFRDPIGNLWWIHQRVAEPTEEEMGQRLNDPEFIKAMEYVQGAEFTPGSVN from the coding sequence ATGCTGGCCTATATGGGGTCTAACGTCGTTCATCTGAGTGCACAGACGCCTGCACCAGAACGAGGAGACGGACCGATGAAGGTTGTTCCCGACGGCTACCACACCGTGACCCCCTGGATCATCTCGCCGAGAAACACCGCGGCATTGATCGACTTCATCGTCGGCGTTTTCGACGCCACCGAACTGGCCCGGATGGAAGTGGACGGGGTGATTGGCCACGCCGAGGTTCGTATCGGGGACTCGGTCGTGATGATGTTCGACAAGCCTCAGTGGCCAGCCACACCCGCCTTCCTGCGTCTCTACGTCGCCGACGACGCCGAGGTACTCCACCGGGCCGTGGAACGCGGCGCGAGCGTCGTCACCGAGCCGACCGAGCTTTTCTGGGGCGACCGGGTCAGCCGTTTCCGCGATCCGATCGGCAATCTGTGGTGGATCCACCAGCGCGTGGCGGAGCCCACCGAGGAGGAGATGGGTCAACGGCTCAACGACCCCGAGTTCATAAAGGCAATGGAGTACGTCCAGGGTGCCGAGTTCACTCCCGGCAGCGTCAATTAG
- a CDS encoding helix-turn-helix transcriptional regulator, translating into MSNTPARLLRLLSLLQTPREWPGSELAERLGVTPRTVRRDVDRLRELGYPVHASLGAQGGYRLVAGKAMPPLLLDDEEAVAIAVGLQSAARQPVAGIAEASLRALAKLQQVLPPRLGRHVGTLGAATVSSPAPAVSLVDPMQLVVLAAAASAHERVRFDYRDGDGAVSQRLVEPHRLVVVGRRWYVVAYDNERTDWRMFRVERIENARTIGVRVPPRELPADDASAFVTNQLYSLAPVFRAVATLALPAEQAAVRLGDHAGELEPLDDTSCRWRSPEDTIDWLAFRLALLGCDFTVHEPPELVEHLRRLGRRITRAVAPGTS; encoded by the coding sequence ATGAGCAACACACCGGCCCGCCTGTTGCGACTGCTCTCCCTCCTGCAGACGCCTCGCGAGTGGCCCGGCAGCGAACTCGCCGAGCGTCTTGGGGTGACCCCGCGGACCGTGCGCCGCGACGTCGACCGGCTGCGTGAACTCGGCTACCCGGTCCACGCCAGCCTGGGCGCGCAGGGCGGCTACCGGCTCGTCGCCGGTAAGGCGATGCCGCCGCTTCTGCTCGACGACGAGGAGGCGGTGGCAATCGCGGTCGGCCTGCAAAGCGCGGCCCGGCAACCGGTCGCCGGCATCGCCGAGGCCTCGCTGCGGGCCCTCGCCAAGCTGCAGCAGGTGCTGCCGCCGCGGCTGGGCCGCCACGTCGGCACCCTCGGCGCGGCCACCGTGTCATCGCCCGCGCCGGCGGTGTCGCTGGTCGACCCGATGCAGCTCGTCGTCCTCGCGGCAGCGGCCTCGGCACACGAGCGGGTCCGCTTCGACTACCGCGACGGCGACGGCGCCGTCAGCCAGCGGCTCGTCGAACCGCACCGGCTCGTCGTGGTGGGCCGTCGCTGGTACGTCGTCGCCTACGACAACGAGCGCACGGACTGGCGCATGTTCCGTGTCGAACGGATCGAGAACGCCAGGACAATCGGGGTACGGGTGCCGCCCCGCGAGCTGCCGGCGGACGACGCCTCCGCGTTCGTGACCAACCAGCTCTACAGCCTGGCGCCGGTCTTCCGAGCGGTGGCGACGCTGGCGTTGCCGGCTGAGCAGGCGGCTGTCCGGTTGGGCGATCATGCGGGGGAGTTGGAGCCGCTCGACGACACGTCGTGCCGGTGGCGCAGCCCGGAAGACACCATCGACTGGCTCGCCTTCCGGCTCGCGCTGCTCGGGTGCGACTTCACCGTGCACGAGCCACCGGAGCTGGTCGAGCACCTGCGTCGGCTCGGCCGCCGCATCACCCGCGCCGTGGCTCCCGGAACCTCGTAG
- a CDS encoding FGGY-family carbohydrate kinase, whose amino-acid sequence MKVSAVLGVDIGTSSSKGVLVDVDGRVLRSSTRAHEVSRPRPGWVEMDADVWWQEFVSLTRDLLAPGDVEVVAVGVSGMGPCVLLTDAANVPLRPAILYGVDTRSTDQIAQLNERFGADEILRRCGSALSSQAAGAKVAWVAENEPDLYQRARRLFMPSSWLAVKLTDEYVLDHHSASQCTPLYDTDDHDWYHPWAAEIAPGVVLPPLRWPGDVAGRVTAEAAAVTGLPAGVPVITGTIDAWSEAISVGAQGVGDLMLMYGTTMFLVHTVAARVTDPSLWGTVGALPGTRNLAGGLATSGAITAWLRELFGSPDYPDLLRLAEASGPGARGLLMLPYFAGERTPILDPQARGILAGLTVSHDRGDLYRAALEATGLGVRHNIETIEASGGDIRRVVAVGGGTQGGLWTQIVSDVTGRAQVIPAQTIGASYGAAFLAAQTGWTVSIEAWNPVTEVCEPRAEFAADYDELYGLYRELYTSSKRVAHALAARQVRFLGAARTDASKEQRNEGVAS is encoded by the coding sequence ATGAAGGTCTCGGCTGTCCTCGGCGTGGACATCGGCACATCGAGCAGCAAGGGCGTGCTCGTCGACGTCGACGGCCGCGTGCTGCGGTCGTCCACCCGGGCGCACGAGGTGAGCCGGCCACGGCCTGGCTGGGTCGAGATGGACGCGGACGTCTGGTGGCAGGAGTTCGTCTCGCTCACCCGCGACCTGCTGGCACCCGGCGACGTCGAGGTCGTCGCGGTCGGGGTGAGCGGCATGGGCCCGTGCGTCCTGCTCACCGACGCCGCGAACGTCCCGCTCCGCCCGGCCATCCTCTACGGCGTCGACACCCGCTCAACCGATCAGATCGCCCAGCTCAACGAGCGGTTCGGCGCGGACGAGATCCTGCGTCGGTGCGGCTCGGCCCTGTCCAGTCAGGCGGCGGGCGCGAAGGTGGCCTGGGTCGCCGAGAACGAGCCGGACCTCTACCAGCGCGCCCGCAGGCTCTTCATGCCCAGTTCGTGGCTCGCGGTCAAACTCACCGACGAGTACGTGCTCGACCACCACTCGGCGAGCCAGTGCACGCCGCTGTACGACACCGACGACCATGACTGGTACCACCCGTGGGCCGCCGAGATCGCCCCCGGGGTGGTCCTGCCTCCGCTGCGCTGGCCCGGCGACGTCGCCGGCCGGGTGACGGCGGAGGCGGCGGCGGTGACCGGACTGCCGGCGGGTGTCCCCGTGATCACCGGGACCATCGACGCCTGGTCGGAGGCGATCAGCGTCGGCGCTCAGGGCGTCGGCGACCTCATGTTGATGTACGGCACGACGATGTTCCTGGTTCACACGGTCGCGGCCCGGGTCACCGACCCGTCGCTGTGGGGGACCGTTGGCGCCCTGCCCGGGACTCGCAATCTCGCAGGTGGCCTGGCGACCTCCGGAGCGATCACCGCGTGGCTGCGCGAGCTGTTCGGCTCGCCGGACTATCCCGACCTGCTCCGCCTCGCCGAGGCCTCGGGTCCGGGGGCCCGAGGGCTGCTCATGCTGCCGTACTTCGCCGGCGAACGTACGCCGATCCTGGATCCGCAGGCCCGCGGCATCCTCGCCGGCCTGACCGTCTCGCACGACCGCGGTGACCTCTACCGCGCCGCGCTCGAGGCGACCGGCCTCGGCGTACGCCACAACATCGAGACCATCGAGGCGAGCGGCGGTGACATCCGGCGCGTCGTCGCGGTCGGCGGGGGCACCCAGGGCGGGCTCTGGACCCAGATCGTCTCCGACGTCACCGGGCGCGCCCAGGTGATCCCCGCGCAGACCATCGGCGCCAGCTACGGCGCGGCGTTCCTGGCCGCGCAGACCGGGTGGACCGTCTCGATCGAGGCGTGGAACCCCGTCACCGAGGTCTGCGAGCCACGGGCCGAGTTCGCCGCCGACTACGACGAGCTCTACGGGCTGTATCGCGAGCTGTACACGAGTTCCAAGCGGGTCGCGCACGCGCTCGCCGCACGTCAGGTCCGTTTCCTGGGCGCTGCTCGGACGGACGCCAGTAAAGAGCAACGCAACGAAGGAGTCGCCTCATGA
- a CDS encoding fucose isomerase → MTSYTLPVLADPPALAPGTVYTVASGDLRLSANVTCWPTQQQLEADLTAAVNALGWKIERGHGVDPAKGHGFIDSQRAGIEVFKQIPVDAPLIVVEAVWQYSHHVLAGLRSHRGPILIVANWSGEFPGLVGLLNLTASLTKAGIPHSALWSRDFTDEWAIGGLRTWLETGQLRHDTSHVRDLPALPDDPEVALGRALAGQLASEKAIIGVFDEGCMGMYNAIFDDELINPLGIYKERLSQSALVAEMAHVSDEEAQAVRRWLDDAGMTFHVGTDEASELTEAQLLSQFKMYVAALRISDDYGLDAVGIQYQQGLKDTVPASDLAEGLLNNVQRPPVLSRDGSRELYPGAPLPHFNEVDEGVAVDSLVTNRIWTAMGLDPATTLHDIRWGERYGDDFVWVFEISGSVPASHNGGYDKSYSMRQPPMFFPLGGGTLSGVSKPGEIVWSRVFIMDGALHVDLGRGTVVELPAEETQRRLNATNPQWPIMHAVLHGVGRDQLMARHKANHANVVYAPDAETADKALRVKAALFAELGVQVHLCGEVNL, encoded by the coding sequence ATGACCAGTTACACGCTGCCCGTGCTCGCCGATCCGCCGGCGCTGGCACCCGGTACCGTCTACACGGTTGCCAGCGGCGATCTCCGGCTCAGCGCGAACGTCACGTGCTGGCCCACCCAACAGCAACTCGAAGCCGACCTCACCGCGGCGGTCAACGCGCTCGGCTGGAAGATCGAGCGCGGGCACGGCGTCGACCCGGCCAAGGGACACGGCTTCATCGACAGCCAGCGCGCGGGCATCGAGGTCTTCAAGCAGATCCCCGTCGACGCGCCACTGATCGTGGTCGAGGCCGTCTGGCAGTACAGCCACCACGTCCTGGCCGGGTTGCGCAGCCACCGGGGGCCGATCCTCATCGTGGCGAACTGGAGTGGCGAGTTCCCCGGCCTGGTCGGCCTGCTCAACCTCACCGCGAGCCTCACCAAGGCCGGCATCCCGCACTCCGCGCTGTGGAGCCGGGACTTCACCGACGAGTGGGCGATCGGCGGGCTGCGGACCTGGCTCGAGACCGGCCAGCTGCGCCACGACACCAGCCACGTACGTGACCTGCCCGCCCTGCCCGACGACCCGGAGGTCGCGTTGGGTCGGGCGCTGGCCGGCCAGCTCGCCTCGGAGAAGGCCATCATCGGCGTCTTCGACGAGGGATGCATGGGGATGTACAACGCGATCTTCGACGACGAGTTGATCAATCCGCTGGGCATCTACAAGGAGCGGCTCTCGCAGAGCGCGTTGGTCGCCGAGATGGCGCACGTCTCCGACGAGGAGGCCCAGGCGGTCCGCCGGTGGTTGGACGACGCCGGGATGACCTTTCACGTGGGCACCGACGAGGCCAGCGAGCTGACCGAAGCGCAGTTGCTCAGCCAGTTCAAGATGTACGTCGCCGCCCTGCGCATCTCCGACGACTACGGCCTGGACGCCGTCGGCATCCAGTACCAGCAGGGCCTGAAGGACACCGTTCCGGCCAGCGACCTCGCCGAGGGTCTGCTGAACAACGTCCAGCGGCCGCCGGTGCTGAGCCGCGACGGGAGCCGCGAGCTGTACCCGGGGGCGCCGCTGCCGCACTTCAACGAGGTCGACGAGGGGGTGGCGGTCGACTCGCTCGTCACCAACCGGATCTGGACGGCGATGGGCCTCGACCCGGCGACGACGTTGCACGACATCCGGTGGGGCGAGCGGTACGGCGACGACTTCGTCTGGGTGTTCGAGATCTCCGGCTCGGTGCCGGCATCACACAACGGTGGCTACGACAAGTCGTACAGCATGCGTCAGCCGCCGATGTTCTTCCCGCTGGGCGGCGGCACCCTGAGCGGGGTCTCGAAGCCAGGGGAGATCGTCTGGTCCCGGGTGTTCATCATGGACGGCGCGCTGCACGTGGACCTGGGCCGCGGCACCGTCGTCGAGCTGCCGGCCGAGGAGACCCAGCGCCGGTTGAACGCCACCAACCCGCAGTGGCCGATCATGCACGCCGTCCTGCACGGGGTCGGCCGGGACCAGTTGATGGCGCGGCACAAGGCCAACCACGCCAACGTCGTCTACGCGCCCGATGCGGAGACCGCCGACAAGGCGCTGCGGGTCAAGGCGGCACTGTTCGCCGAACTCGGCGTCCAGGTGCACCTGTGCGGTGAGGTCAACCTCTGA
- a CDS encoding LacI family DNA-binding transcriptional regulator has protein sequence MATIYDVARQAQVSPATVSRVLNGRTTVDPVMAARVQQAMRELDYRPNAVARNLRLSQTSLWAVIISDIGNPFFTSMVRGVEDVAQGAGYSVVLCNSDEDPEKESRYIAAALAERMAGVIISTSGRPTVINRLVEARIPVVAIDRQLRGVNIDTVLVDNVQGAELATTHLLNNGYARVACITGPRRISTAAQRLRGYQRALRSHSREATDNLVRYADFREEGGYRAMASLLDSDNPPDSVFATNNLMTVGALECLVDRGLKVPAEFGVIGFDDIPWAHLVRPSLSTVSQPTYDLGRAAAVLLTERIANPARPPSTVTLSTGLQVRESSSRPS, from the coding sequence ATGGCGACGATCTATGACGTGGCGCGGCAGGCTCAGGTTTCACCCGCGACAGTGTCGCGGGTGCTGAACGGACGAACCACGGTCGATCCAGTCATGGCCGCGCGGGTGCAGCAGGCGATGCGGGAACTCGATTACCGCCCCAACGCCGTCGCCCGCAACCTGCGCCTGAGCCAGACCAGCCTCTGGGCGGTCATCATCTCCGACATCGGAAACCCCTTCTTCACCTCGATGGTTCGAGGAGTGGAGGACGTCGCGCAAGGCGCCGGCTACTCGGTGGTCCTGTGCAACAGCGACGAGGATCCGGAAAAGGAGTCCCGGTACATCGCCGCAGCCCTGGCCGAGCGGATGGCGGGTGTCATCATCTCCACGTCGGGCCGACCGACCGTCATCAACCGGCTCGTCGAGGCACGCATCCCAGTCGTGGCGATCGACCGCCAACTGCGCGGCGTCAACATCGACACCGTGCTCGTCGACAACGTGCAGGGGGCCGAGCTGGCGACCACCCACCTGCTCAACAACGGCTACGCGCGGGTCGCCTGCATCACCGGCCCGCGCCGGATCTCCACCGCCGCCCAGCGGCTCCGCGGCTACCAGCGCGCGTTGCGGTCGCACTCTCGGGAGGCGACCGACAACCTTGTGCGGTACGCGGACTTCCGCGAGGAGGGTGGCTACCGGGCCATGGCCTCGCTGCTCGACAGTGACAACCCGCCCGACAGCGTCTTCGCGACGAACAACCTGATGACCGTCGGCGCCCTCGAGTGTCTCGTCGACCGCGGGCTCAAGGTGCCGGCCGAGTTCGGAGTGATCGGGTTCGACGACATACCCTGGGCCCACCTCGTCAGGCCATCGCTGAGCACCGTCTCCCAGCCGACGTACGACCTGGGGCGGGCGGCCGCGGTCCTGCTCACCGAACGGATCGCCAACCCGGCGCGACCGCCGTCGACCGTCACCCTCAGCACCGGCCTGCAGGTACGCGAGAGCTCCAGCCGCCCAAGCTGA
- a CDS encoding DUF2961 domain-containing protein, translating into MTSTTHARRTSARRLLRTAFTAALLAGTALVGPAGPASAAAPTPSDNGPTGWDVYRKLDRLAELPDGPRAYQFSSFDRAGGNDDGFSGQYSCLRTGAEGCVLAEAAGAGEIDSIWFTRDEGDVSATGTIKVVLDGKTVLDAKLQDVVDGKLGAPFVYPVVANGAQSSGGVYIKAPMTYRSSMRVTTEKNPVFYHVGYRKFTTADGVRTFDPSDRALDVIEQLKAAGTRDPKRPEPGAKTADRHFSVPAKGAVTLASGVGPGAISALQLRIPQLVGPPTPVTDDGRAYGAGGGSEFQVAVDPANAGVRLTRRLDPHIGNQRAQVMVDGVPVAEWPANQLVPFGTWLDQTVDLPASATAGKSTITIRNQFASSDLDINEFTYWVDSLVGGTAKRTDTLDLGPSHTDAEAAHNYRITTQTWQGSNTMSYPADADRKAAVAASDAVLRDSRLRITFDGETTVDAPLGEFFGTGLGLHPVRSLMFGVDPATATLSAWWPMPYQSRYKIELRNGSNVPITTSTASVTTARSARWEQALRSTGTAGYFRATATSADTTPGADHPFIDVAGRGKFVGVTQTMEGHIPAGNQRNYLEGDERVYVDGAQTPSIHGTGTEDFYEAGWYFNHGTFSAPTNGNPAHEVSDYGCQYDCTGAYRLMLAEAVSFATDLRFGIEHGPGDQDPARYGSTAYWYGQDTVGQRWTDTVDVGDAGSESAHAYSSGGKREVLTATFEGDDGAPRPVTDDTRASATPIRFRVALDRHNTGAVLRRVGDQTAGYQSVAVQVDGRDAGTWSQPLANGSHRWLEDEFRLPPALTRNKSTVTVTLKPTAGAPAWSAARYAVLSEVAPFVDKTRPTQVTGLTATSGTTNAVALTWRPAADDVYAPSYQVFASRKAGFTPGPDNRVGVTTRPSFEHSGLTLRETWYYRVRAVDAAGNLGAYSAPASATTGDTLRLEGESLLPAVSTDAPAEVQGDCCGIHWSRSAQLWFRPDAPNRSVTVAFEVPTTGTYQLHLVQTLAGDYGTNTVAIDGSQIGEAFDAYHSPGVIVSDALDYGQRELSAGRHTLTLTVTGKAAASSGYLAGLDYVEARLTS; encoded by the coding sequence ATGACATCCACCACCCACGCACGACGTACCTCCGCTCGCCGGCTGCTACGCACCGCGTTCACCGCGGCGCTGCTCGCCGGAACCGCCCTGGTCGGCCCAGCCGGGCCGGCCTCGGCAGCGGCGCCCACCCCCTCCGACAACGGCCCCACCGGATGGGACGTCTACCGCAAGCTCGACCGGCTCGCGGAACTTCCCGACGGACCACGGGCCTACCAGTTCTCCAGCTTCGACCGCGCTGGCGGCAACGACGACGGCTTCTCCGGCCAGTACTCGTGCCTGCGCACCGGCGCCGAAGGCTGCGTCCTCGCCGAAGCCGCCGGCGCCGGTGAGATCGACTCGATCTGGTTCACCCGCGACGAGGGCGACGTCTCCGCCACCGGCACCATCAAGGTCGTCCTCGACGGAAAGACCGTGCTCGACGCCAAGCTCCAGGACGTCGTGGACGGCAAGCTCGGCGCACCCTTCGTCTACCCGGTGGTCGCCAACGGGGCGCAGAGCTCCGGGGGCGTCTACATCAAGGCGCCCATGACCTACCGCAGCTCGATGCGGGTGACGACCGAGAAGAACCCGGTCTTCTACCACGTCGGCTACCGCAAGTTCACCACCGCCGACGGGGTGCGCACCTTCGACCCGTCGGACCGCGCGTTGGACGTCATCGAGCAGCTCAAGGCCGCCGGGACCCGCGACCCCAAGCGCCCGGAGCCCGGCGCGAAGACTGCCGACCGGCACTTCAGCGTCCCGGCCAAGGGCGCGGTGACCCTCGCCAGCGGGGTCGGCCCCGGCGCGATCAGCGCGCTGCAACTGCGGATCCCGCAACTCGTCGGTCCGCCGACGCCGGTCACCGATGACGGACGTGCCTACGGCGCCGGCGGCGGCAGCGAATTCCAGGTCGCCGTCGACCCGGCGAACGCCGGGGTACGGCTGACCCGCCGGCTGGACCCGCACATCGGGAACCAGCGGGCGCAGGTCATGGTGGACGGCGTACCGGTCGCCGAGTGGCCGGCCAACCAGCTGGTGCCCTTCGGCACCTGGCTGGACCAGACCGTCGATCTTCCGGCGAGCGCCACGGCCGGCAAGTCCACGATCACCATCCGGAACCAGTTCGCGTCCTCGGACCTGGACATCAACGAGTTCACCTACTGGGTCGACAGCCTTGTCGGCGGCACCGCCAAGCGGACCGACACCCTCGACCTCGGCCCGTCCCACACCGACGCCGAGGCTGCCCACAACTACCGGATCACCACGCAGACCTGGCAGGGCAGCAACACCATGAGCTACCCGGCGGACGCCGACCGCAAGGCGGCCGTCGCGGCCTCCGACGCGGTGCTGCGGGACAGCCGGCTGCGCATCACCTTCGACGGTGAGACCACCGTGGACGCGCCACTCGGCGAGTTCTTCGGCACCGGCCTCGGGCTGCACCCGGTGCGGTCGCTGATGTTCGGCGTCGACCCCGCGACCGCGACGCTGTCGGCCTGGTGGCCGATGCCCTACCAGTCCCGGTACAAGATCGAGTTGCGCAACGGCTCGAACGTGCCGATCACGACGTCGACCGCGTCCGTGACCACCGCACGTTCCGCCCGCTGGGAGCAGGCACTGCGCTCCACCGGCACGGCGGGTTACTTCCGGGCCACCGCGACGAGCGCCGACACCACCCCCGGCGCCGACCACCCGTTCATCGACGTGGCCGGCCGTGGAAAGTTCGTTGGTGTCACGCAGACCATGGAGGGGCACATCCCCGCGGGCAACCAACGCAACTACCTCGAGGGTGACGAGCGGGTCTATGTGGACGGCGCGCAGACCCCGAGCATCCACGGCACCGGGACCGAGGACTTCTACGAGGCCGGCTGGTACTTCAACCACGGCACGTTCTCAGCGCCCACCAACGGCAACCCGGCCCACGAGGTCAGTGACTACGGCTGCCAGTACGACTGCACCGGCGCGTACCGACTGATGCTCGCCGAGGCGGTCTCATTCGCGACCGACCTGCGCTTCGGCATCGAGCACGGCCCGGGCGACCAGGATCCGGCCCGGTACGGCTCGACCGCCTACTGGTACGGGCAGGACACCGTCGGACAGCGCTGGACCGACACGGTCGACGTCGGCGACGCCGGCAGCGAGTCGGCGCACGCGTACTCCTCCGGCGGCAAGCGCGAGGTGCTCACCGCGACCTTCGAAGGCGACGACGGCGCACCCCGGCCGGTCACCGACGACACCCGCGCCTCCGCCACGCCGATCCGGTTCCGGGTGGCCCTGGACCGACACAACACCGGCGCCGTGCTGCGCCGGGTGGGGGACCAGACCGCCGGCTACCAGTCGGTGGCCGTGCAGGTCGACGGGCGCGACGCCGGCACCTGGTCGCAGCCGCTGGCCAACGGTTCGCACCGCTGGCTGGAGGACGAGTTCCGGCTGCCGCCCGCGCTCACCCGCAACAAGTCGACGGTGACCGTCACGTTGAAACCGACCGCTGGCGCCCCGGCCTGGTCTGCAGCCCGGTACGCGGTGCTGAGCGAGGTCGCCCCCTTCGTCGACAAGACCAGGCCCACCCAGGTCACCGGGCTCACCGCCACCAGCGGCACCACCAACGCGGTGGCGCTGACCTGGCGGCCGGCCGCAGACGACGTGTACGCGCCGAGCTACCAGGTGTTCGCCTCGCGCAAGGCCGGGTTCACGCCCGGACCGGACAACCGGGTGGGCGTCACCACCCGGCCGAGCTTCGAGCACAGCGGGCTGACCCTGCGTGAGACCTGGTACTACCGGGTGCGCGCGGTGGACGCGGCGGGCAACCTCGGCGCCTACTCGGCGCCGGCATCGGCCACCACGGGCGACACGCTGCGACTCGAAGGCGAATCGCTGCTGCCCGCGGTCTCCACCGACGCACCGGCGGAGGTACAGGGCGACTGCTGCGGCATCCACTGGTCGCGGAGCGCGCAGCTGTGGTTCCGACCGGACGCGCCGAACCGGAGTGTGACGGTGGCGTTCGAGGTGCCTACGACCGGCACCTACCAGCTGCACCTGGTGCAGACGCTGGCGGGTGACTACGGCACCAACACGGTGGCGATCGACGGCAGCCAGATCGGCGAGGCGTTCGACGCGTACCACTCGCCGGGAGTGATCGTCAGCGACGCGCTGGACTACGGCCAGCGGGAGCTGTCGGCGGGCCGGCACACGCTCACCCTCACGGTGACCGGCAAGGCCGCCGCGTCGAGCGGGTACCTGGCCGGCCTCGACTACGTCGAGGCGCGCCTCACCTCGTGA
- a CDS encoding sugar ABC transporter ATP-binding protein — MTDRPLVRMTGIGKRFGGVHACRDIDLTVTAGEVHALLGENGAGKSTLINVLSGVITEHDGTIEVDGEPVSFAGPADAQRAGIATIHQELDLVAGLSIAENMFLGREPRTRLGTVDLRRMRRDAEAHLRTLGADLDTRRLVGSLRVGEQQLVEIARALSLRARVLIMDEPTAALADAEVERLFATIAELRRAGVGIVYISHRMAEIELIADRVTVLRNGTVAGSVDPRVASRDDIIQLMVGRSVDALFGEGRNEPGDVLLDVRGLAVTPRRPVPGRTEPAGVDLTVRAGEIVGLAGLMGAGRTELLETLFGAGGSGRRAGQVTIGDRPYRPGGPRAALARGVAFVPEDRRGAGLMLEHSVADNVVLSALSSLTTLGLLRRPLLRRTVAEQLTTLAVKAASPSIPVATLSGGNQQKVVFAKQLLMRPRLLLLDEPTRGVDIGAKAEIYHLLHRLADSGMAILLASSELPELLSLCDRVVVLHRGRTVAALPRASATQQAILAAANGDDVKEPR, encoded by the coding sequence ATGACAGATCGGCCGCTGGTCCGGATGACCGGCATCGGCAAGCGGTTCGGCGGCGTGCACGCCTGCCGCGACATCGACCTCACCGTGACCGCCGGCGAGGTGCACGCGCTGCTCGGCGAAAACGGGGCCGGCAAGTCCACGCTGATCAACGTGCTCTCCGGGGTGATCACCGAGCACGACGGCACGATCGAGGTGGACGGGGAACCGGTGAGCTTCGCCGGCCCGGCCGATGCCCAACGCGCTGGTATCGCGACCATCCACCAGGAGTTGGACCTGGTGGCCGGGTTGTCCATCGCGGAGAACATGTTCCTCGGGCGCGAGCCGCGCACCCGCCTCGGCACCGTCGACCTTCGGAGGATGCGCCGGGATGCCGAGGCGCACCTGCGGACGCTCGGCGCAGACCTGGACACGCGCCGGCTCGTGGGGTCGCTGCGCGTCGGCGAGCAACAGCTCGTCGAGATCGCTCGAGCCCTGTCGCTGCGCGCCCGGGTCCTGATCATGGACGAACCGACCGCGGCACTGGCCGACGCCGAGGTCGAACGGCTCTTCGCGACGATTGCCGAGCTGCGCCGGGCCGGAGTCGGCATCGTCTACATCTCGCACCGGATGGCGGAGATCGAGCTCATCGCCGACCGGGTGACCGTGCTGCGCAACGGCACGGTCGCGGGCAGCGTCGACCCGCGGGTCGCCTCCCGGGACGACATCATCCAACTCATGGTCGGCCGATCGGTCGACGCGCTCTTCGGCGAGGGCCGCAACGAGCCCGGCGACGTGCTACTCGACGTACGCGGGCTCGCCGTGACGCCCCGCCGGCCGGTGCCCGGCCGGACCGAGCCGGCCGGCGTGGACCTCACCGTGCGCGCCGGAGAGATCGTCGGCCTCGCCGGGCTGATGGGCGCCGGGCGTACCGAACTGCTGGAGACGCTGTTCGGCGCGGGCGGCTCCGGCCGGCGCGCCGGCCAGGTGACGATCGGCGACCGGCCGTACCGCCCGGGCGGCCCCCGGGCGGCACTGGCGCGCGGGGTGGCCTTCGTCCCCGAGGACCGGCGCGGCGCAGGGCTGATGCTGGAGCACTCCGTGGCGGACAACGTCGTGCTCTCCGCGCTGTCGTCGCTGACCACCCTCGGGCTGCTACGCCGCCCGCTGCTACGCCGGACGGTGGCCGAACAACTCACCACCCTGGCGGTGAAGGCGGCATCACCATCGATTCCCGTGGCGACGCTCTCCGGCGGCAACCAGCAGAAGGTCGTGTTCGCCAAGCAACTGCTGATGCGACCGCGACTACTCCTGCTCGACGAACCGACCCGGGGGGTGGACATCGGCGCCAAGGCCGAGATCTACCACCTGCTGCACCGGCTCGCCGACTCCGGCATGGCGATCCTGCTCGCCTCGTCGGAGCTGCCGGAGCTGCTGAGCCTCTGTGACCGGGTGGTCGTCCTGCACCGCGGTCGCACCGTGGCCGCGCTGCCCCGTGCCTCCGCCACCCAACAAGCCATCCTCGCCGCGGCCAACGGGGACGATGTCAAGGAGCCTCGATGA